A portion of the Myripristis murdjan chromosome 13, fMyrMur1.1, whole genome shotgun sequence genome contains these proteins:
- the clasrp gene encoding CLK4-associating serine/arginine rich protein, with translation MWQEARKHERKLRGMMVDYKRRGERRREYYEKIKKDPAQFLQVHGRAYKIHLDPAVTLAAESPINMMPWQGDANNMIDRFDVRAHLDYIPTYTPPLLNTVTPEQESEERKCNYERYRGLVQNDFANISEEQCLYQIYLDELYGGLQRPNEEEKKKLAEKKATIGYTYEDSTVTEPDPPSEKEDDNSENSESEEDEGIPDIDVEVDVDELNQEQVLELNKMATPYGMAEGDFVRMLRKDKEEVEAIKHAKALEAEKAMYSGRRSRRQRREFREKRLKGRQISPPSYARRDSPTYDPYKRPESESSSESRSRSRSPGPEKITFITSFGGSDDEAAAATQAAPHSGHAPSNSQHSAGHSRGSRRRRSSSSRSPSSSSRSSSRSSSRSSSRSRHTRRGRGGRDGRRSRTRSRSRRRSNSRSRGRGGNGGSGSWRRRDRTRSRSNERDRERERERDRDRDRDRRRYTARRRTRSRSSSRQGGSSRRGGRSSGGHRRGDSSSPSPSQSPSHPNHSPSPAHRGTQPSTTALSDKLRKPDTAGGKETGAAKPKMTPQERLKLRMQKALNKQSKADKKAAQVKIQQQEHKRQEREGELRAMARKIRMKERERREKERDEWERQYGRQSHSPSPSKYGRDYSSSRRRSRSRSRSPYYRY, from the exons ATGTGGCAGGAGGCCCGCAAACATGAGCGCAAGCTCCGTGGCATGATGGTAGACTACAAACGCCGTGGCGAGCGCCGGCGAGAGTACTACGAGAAGATA AAAAAAGATCCAGCTCAGTTTCTTCAAGTTCACGGCCGGGCCTACAAGATCCATCTGGATCCTGCTGTCACTCTGGCTGCAGAGAGCCCCATCAACAT GATGCCCTGGCAAGGAGATGCCAACAACATGATTGATAGATTTGATGTAAGAGCTCACCTGGACTATATCCCCACCTACACCCCTCCACTGCTCAACACTGT CACCCCAGAGCAGGAATcggaggaaagaaaatgcaatTATGAGCGCTACAGAGGCTTAGTGCAAAATGACTTCGCCAACA TCTCCGAGGAACAGTGTTTATACCAGATCTACCTGGACGAGCTCTATGGTGGCCTGCAAAGACCAaatgaggaagagaagaaaaa GTTGGCTGAGAAGAAGGCAACCATTGGTTACACCTATGAAGACAGCACGGTGACAGAGCCCGACCCCCCGTCTGAGAAAGAGGATGACAATTCTGAGAACAGTGAATCAGAAGAGGATGAGGGCATTCCCGATATTG ATGTGGAGGTGGATGTTGATGAGCTCAACCAGGAGCAGGTGTTGGAGCTGAACAAAATGGCAACCCCATATGGAATGGCTGAAGGAGACTTTGTTAG GATGTTGAGGAAAGACAAGGAGGAGGTGGAAGCCATCAAACATGCCAAGGCACTGGAGGCAGAGAAGGCCATGTATTCT GGCCGCCGTTCtcgcagacagaggagagagttCAGAGAGAAGAGACTGAAAGGtagacagatcagcccacccAG CTATGCCAGGAGAGACAGCCCAACATACGACCCTTACAAAAG ACCTGAGTCAGAATCTAGCTCTGAGTCCCGATCACGGTCTCGGTCCCCTGGTCCGGAGAagatcaccttcatcaccagtTTCGGCGGCAGCGATGACGAGGCTGCTGCAGCTACGCAGGCTGCTCCTCACTCTGGCCACGCCCCCTCCAACTCGCAGCACTCCGCAGGTCATAGCAGGGGCTCCCG GAGACGAAGGTCCTCATCAAGTcgctccccctcttcctcctcccgctcctcGTCTCGCTCGTCTTCTCGCTCTTCCTCCCGCTCACGCCACACCCGGCGGGGACGTGGAGGCAGGGATGGACGGCGTTCCCGCACCCGTTCCCGATCAAGACGGCGCTCCAACTCCCGCTCccgggggagaggagggaatgGAGGGTCCGGGTCATGGAGGAGACGTGACCGGACGCGTTCTCGCTCCAATGAacgagacagagagcgagaaagggagagagacagggacagggacagggacaggagaCGCTACACAGCACGTAGGAGAACGAG GTCCCGTTCCAGCTCACGGCAGGGGGGCAGTTCGAGGCGAGGGGGTCGGAGCTCTGGAGGGCACCGGCGGGGCGACAGCAGCAGCCCCAGTCCCTCCCAGTCTCCCAGCCATCCCAACCACAGCCCCTCCCCTGCACACAGAGGGACCCAGCCCTCTACCACTGCCCTCTCTGACAAGCTAAGAAA gCCTGATACTGCGGGTGGTAAAGAGACGGGAGCTGCCAAA CCCAAGATGACCCCACAGGAGAGGCTGAAGCTACGCATGCAGAAAGCGCTCAACAAGCAGT CAAAGGCGGATAAGAAAGCAGCCCAGGTGAAGATCCAGCAACAGGAGCACAAGAGACag GAACGAGAGGGTGAACTACGAGCCATGGCACGCAAGATACGCATGAA GGAGCGAGAGCGACGCGAGAAAGAGCGGGATGAATGGGAACGACAGTATGGACGGCAGAGCCACTCACCCTCCCCATCCAAATATG GTCGAGACTACAGCTCATCTAGAAG GAGGTCACGGTCCCGATCAAGGAGCCCGTACTACCGATACTAA
- the znf296 gene encoding zinc finger protein 296, which produces MNLNTAWHTASLNSVPTLRLSRRPVSHHSVRANLSQRAGQPQLDQLRGLGARGAETSDTMSRRKLGSRPQHLSAIQDVAEMMDGTGPSSLERPSPPEVRVCDEGRDLLTCGQCSQAFPLAHILAFIQHKQGGCRSGGQAPQANTPPSPASRAQQRVTNAEMGAGFIELRRGMDKDRTWGAEPKVRVKAEPNKTVAEEPSCFTCQQCEDVFPSAWALLQHAQHTHSFSIYQEDEEEKRGRGSLKQHKPAAATLDPRHLSQALASAFQPSALRLHRSRQTHSSSSSANLQALNFSVRLRELAEGNSNTATSNTGGLLLSPSSSPPAASPFPHTGPHQADFPCELCGQGFQSLRSLSAHRRTHACERPYHCAVCDEAFAQSGQLARHMRSHRREGAGAGGYEPVEMGVGLMGEEVARQGMRGRFPMQSAGLVGEGVISGRAELRAQGPSELDLTMPKHLSVGSGVMLLTSQTRPPDREMLRLFQRQREGGEIGEEAEGQGEQQHASPCASPSEGSLESGETGGSGESGIASGNCTPKRPEMDDRARGVGEWESKRGEIIEREKEWDSAKASEVVHEWHRENARRSVGGGGSSETNNNNTSSNSGGKKKKDEACEFCGKHFRNSSNLTVHRRSHTGERPYRCGLCNYACAQSSKLTRHMKTHGARGARAPFLCQLCGVPFTVYATLEKHLKKVHGLSHASVGAYTQASSADTTAVVKAEEEAIVVKMEEEEASLDQVETESNMVKSMEVEEKQRQAEYEENHGSPAVEEELPSEGGAEVGLALISAP; this is translated from the exons ATGAACTTGAACACCGCCTGGCACACTGCGAGTCTCAACAGCGTCCCGACACTGCGGCTGAGTCGGCGGCCAGTCTCTCATCACTCGGTTCGGGCCAACTTGTCACAGCGGGCCGGTCAGCCACAGCTGGACCAGCTCCGGGGTTTGGGAGCCAGAGGTGCCGAAACAAGTGACACCATGTCCAGGCGCAAACTTGGAAGCCGACCGCAGCACCTGAGCGCAATTCAAG ATGTTGCTGAGATGATGGACGGCACAGGTCCGTCTTCGCTGGAGAGGCCTTCCCCTCCGGAGGTCAGAGTTTGTGACGAGGGTCGTGACCTCCTGACCTGCGGGCAGTGCAGCCAGGCCTTCCCGCTGGCACACATTCTGGCATTCATCCAACACAAACAGGGGGGCTGTCGCTCCGGGGGCCAGGCTCCTCAAGCCAACACGCCCCCCTCACCTGCCAGCCGGGCACAGCAGCGCGTCACCAACGCTGAGATGGGGGCAGGATTCATCGAGCTGAGGAGAGGGATGGACAAGGACAGGACCTGGGGGGCGGAGCCCAAAGTGAGAGTGAAGGCGGAGCCGAACAAAACAG tggcCGAAGAACCCTCCTGTTTTACCTGCCAGCAGTGTGAGGATGTGTTCCCGTCTGCCTGGGCCCTCTTACAGCAcgctcagcacacacactccttcagcATCTACcaagaggatgaggaagagaagCGAGGAAGAGGATCCCTGAAACAGCACAAACCTGCTGCTGCCACTCTGGACCCACGCCACCTCAGTCAAGCACTCGCTTCTGCCTTCCAGCCCTCCGCTCTGCGCCTCCATCGCTCCCGTCagacacactcctcctcctcctctgctaacCTGCAGGCTCTAAACTTCTCTGTCCGACTCAGGGAGCTTGCCGAGGGGAACAGCAACACCGCCACCAGCAACACCGGCGGCTTGCTGCTGTCTCCGTCGTCCTCCCCGCCGGCCGCCTCTCCCTTCCCGCACACCGGGCCGCACCAAGCGGACTTCCCCTGTGAGCTGTGCGGCCAGGGTTTCCAGTCCTTACGCAGCCTGTCAGCCCACCGCAGGACCCACGCCTGCGAGAGGCCCTATCACTGCGCCGTGTGTGACGAGGCCTTTGCCCAGAGCGGCCAGCTGGCCCGTCACATGAGGAGCCACCGCAGGGAGGGTGCAGGCGCTGGGGGATATGAGCCAGTGGAGATGGGTGTGGGGCTGATGGGTGAGGAAGTAGCGAGGCAGGGGATGAGAGGGAGATTTCCAATGCAGTCCGCTGGATTAGTGGGCGAAGGGGTGATCAGTGGAAGAGCAGAATTGAGGGCACAGGGCCCCTCTGAGCTGGACCTGACCATGCCCAAGCACTTGTCAGTGGGCTCAGGTGTGATGCTGCTGACCTCCCAGACCAGACCGCCAGACAGGGAGATGCTCAGGCTGTTCCAGcgccagagagagggaggcgagATCGGCgaggaggcagagggacagGGGGAACAGCAGCATGCCTCTCCCTGTGCCAGCCCCTCTGAAGGCTCACTGGAGAGTGGCGAGACGGGGGGCAGCGGAGAGAGCGGTATCGCTAGTGGCAACTGCACACCCAAACGGCCGGAAATGGACGACAGAGCGCGGGGAGTAGGCGAGTGGGAGAGCAAGAGGGGAGAGATcatagagagggagaaagaatgGGACTCGGCCAAAGCCAGTGAGGTTGTGCATGAGTGGCATAGGGAGAATGCGCGGAGGAGTGTCGGAGGAGGCGGGAGCAGCGAAACGAACAATAACAACACCAGCAGCAATTCAGGTggtaagaagaagaaagacgaGGCCTGTGAGTTTTGTGGTAAGCATTTCCGCAACAGCAGTAACCTGACTGTGCACCGGCGCAGCCACACAGGTGAGAGACCCTACCGCTGTGGTCTCTGCAACTACGCTTGTGCCCAGAGCTCCAAGTTAACACGTCACATGAAGACCCATGGCGCCCGTGGAGCCAGGGCTCCCTTCTTGTGCCAGTTGTGTGGGGTGCCTTTTACAGTCTACGCCACGCTGGAGAAGCATTTGAAGAAAGTTCATGGGCTGAGCCACGCGAGCGTTGGAGCCTACACACAGGCTAGCTCTGCCGACACCACAGCTGTTGTGAAAGCCGAAGAGGAAGCAATAGTGGTgaaaatggaggaggaagaggccaGTTTAGATCAGGTAGAGACGGAGAGCAATATGGTGAAAAGTATGGAGGTAGAGGAAAAGCAGCGCCAAGCGGAATATGAGGAGAACCATGGGAGTccagctgtggaggaggagctcCCATCTGAGGGCGGTGCAGAGGTGGGCCTGGCTTTAATTTCTGCTCCCTAA